A single Streptomyces sp. 2114.4 DNA region contains:
- a CDS encoding ester cyclase has translation MTDSAVTDSAVATSKRNADVVRRYLRVFETRRVADLAELVAEDVLVHGAGRHVQGRHYPEQSVLTPGLSHCRVQVDDLFAADDRVTVAFTLTYTHDRTGRDLTMTGVKTYRLRDGRIVEFWGETDLHGLLRQAGLVPEQIPPF, from the coding sequence ATGACTGACTCCGCCGTGACTGACTCCGCCGTGGCCACCAGCAAGCGCAACGCCGATGTCGTCCGCCGCTACCTCCGCGTCTTCGAGACGCGGCGGGTTGCCGATCTCGCGGAACTCGTGGCGGAGGACGTACTCGTCCACGGCGCCGGCCGGCACGTCCAGGGGCGGCACTACCCCGAGCAGTCCGTGCTGACCCCGGGCCTGTCCCACTGCCGCGTCCAAGTGGATGACCTCTTCGCGGCCGACGACCGTGTCACCGTCGCCTTCACACTGACCTACACCCACGACCGCACCGGCCGGGACCTCACCATGACCGGCGTCAAGACCTACCGGCTCCGCGACGGCCGCATCGTCGAATTCTGGGGCGAGACCGACCTGCACGGCCTCCTCCGCCAGGCGGGACTCGTACCGGAGCAGATCCCGCCGTTCTGA
- a CDS encoding dihydrofolate reductase family protein has translation MSKLIVTAFVTLDGVMQAPGGKGEDVDQGFEHGGWQVPYVDDDFMGLMTEIFERTADHLLLGRKTYDIFASHWPRVTDENNPIAVKLNAMPKYVASRTRNSLEWNNSHLLKRDGNGDVADSVAQLKAQLDGVIMTQGSSDLIHTLQRHDLVDEYRLLVNPVIIGTGKRLFAAGAAPAAWTLTESRTTGVGVQYCAYEKAGKPAYGSFMLDERD, from the coding sequence ATGAGCAAGCTGATCGTCACCGCCTTCGTCACTCTGGACGGCGTCATGCAGGCCCCCGGCGGTAAGGGCGAGGACGTCGACCAAGGGTTCGAGCACGGTGGCTGGCAGGTTCCGTACGTCGACGACGACTTCATGGGACTGATGACGGAGATCTTCGAGCGGACCGCCGATCATCTCCTGCTCGGCCGGAAGACCTACGACATCTTCGCCTCTCACTGGCCCCGCGTCACCGACGAGAACAACCCGATCGCCGTGAAGCTCAACGCCATGCCCAAGTACGTCGCCTCGCGCACCCGGAACAGCCTGGAGTGGAACAACTCCCATCTGCTGAAGCGTGACGGCAACGGCGACGTCGCCGACTCCGTCGCACAGCTCAAGGCGCAGCTGGACGGCGTGATCATGACGCAGGGCAGCAGCGACCTCATCCACACCCTGCAGCGGCACGACCTCGTCGACGAGTACCGGCTGCTCGTCAACCCCGTGATCATCGGCACCGGCAAGCGGCTCTTCGCCGCGGGCGCCGCTCCCGCCGCCTGGACGCTCACGGAATCCCGCACCACCGGCGTGGGGGTGCAGTACTGCGCCTACGAAAAGGCGGGGAAGCCCGCATACGGATCCTTCATGCTGGACGAGCGGGACTGA
- a CDS encoding DMT family transporter, translated as MQLNPTQVAPPSTPPPATSATTSTATSAAMSTATAAPTGPGRADLLARVALVLVWSSGFISGKLGLRHCAPYTFAALRFALAGAILLVIALLSRRALPRGRMLAHLAVAGVLVQAVQFSSIYVGMDLGVPSGLAALIIALYPLTASLIAVPVLHERVTRGQCLGLVLGLGGVALAVGEGLHFDADYLAGLGFVVLALLGISAGTVYQKRFCRGMEPVSGNAVQLLAAAVAALLPALFAEGFDVTFTAGYWPVLLWAALINSIVGVGLLYGLLQRHGTSQVSSLFYLVPMVTAGFAALLLGQHLGPLTLGGLVLATAGTLLAGRVRS; from the coding sequence ATGCAGCTGAACCCCACCCAAGTCGCCCCGCCCTCCACCCCGCCCCCGGCCACGAGCGCGACCACCAGCACGGCCACGAGTGCGGCCATGAGCACGGCCACCGCCGCACCAACCGGCCCCGGCCGCGCCGACCTGTTGGCCCGCGTCGCCCTCGTACTGGTCTGGAGCTCCGGCTTCATCTCCGGCAAACTCGGCCTGCGCCACTGTGCCCCCTACACCTTCGCGGCCCTGCGTTTCGCCCTCGCCGGAGCGATTCTGCTGGTCATCGCCCTGCTCAGTCGGCGCGCATTACCCCGCGGCCGGATGCTGGCGCATCTCGCCGTCGCCGGTGTCCTGGTGCAGGCCGTCCAGTTCTCCAGCATCTACGTCGGCATGGACCTCGGCGTCCCGTCCGGGCTCGCCGCACTGATCATCGCGCTCTACCCGCTGACGGCCTCGCTGATCGCCGTCCCCGTCCTGCACGAACGTGTCACCCGTGGCCAGTGTCTGGGCCTCGTGCTGGGGCTCGGCGGAGTCGCGCTCGCGGTCGGCGAAGGGCTCCACTTCGACGCCGACTACCTCGCCGGCCTCGGCTTCGTCGTCCTGGCGCTCCTCGGCATCTCGGCCGGCACCGTCTACCAGAAGCGGTTCTGCCGCGGCATGGAACCGGTCTCCGGCAACGCCGTACAGCTGCTGGCCGCCGCCGTCGCCGCGCTGCTGCCCGCCCTGTTCGCCGAAGGATTCGACGTCACCTTCACCGCCGGCTACTGGCCGGTGCTGCTGTGGGCCGCACTCATCAACTCGATCGTCGGCGTCGGCCTGCTCTACGGGCTCCTGCAACGCCACGGCACCAGCCAGGTGAGCAGCCTCTTCTACCTGGTGCCCATGGTCACGGCCGGCTTCGCCGCCCTGCTGCTCGGCCAGCATCTCGGCCCGCTGACCCTCGGCGGACTGGTCCTGGCCACCGCGGGCACCCTGTTGGCCGGCCGCGTACGAAGCTGA
- a CDS encoding cupin domain-containing protein produces the protein MTAPDSPTHPAAHRTDPELGFPAPGEVLRRLRTQRGMSLRQVAAECGLSVSFLASLERGETDIALERLGRLAKVFGHNVGSFLGFSPGQAAPSLFPFGEQPVIERAPGITYRVLRAPELGYQVVQGDFAPHSGLGEDLQHEGTDLIIVTEGTLVTRYNGVDHTLRAGDCARWSAGYPHSFRNDTDKPARMVALLFSSLY, from the coding sequence ATGACCGCCCCGGACTCCCCGACGCATCCGGCAGCCCACCGCACGGACCCCGAACTGGGCTTTCCGGCTCCGGGGGAGGTACTGCGCCGGCTGCGGACCCAGCGGGGCATGTCACTGCGTCAGGTTGCGGCGGAATGCGGCCTTTCGGTCTCGTTCCTGGCTTCGCTGGAGCGGGGCGAGACCGATATCGCGCTGGAGCGGCTGGGCCGGCTGGCGAAGGTGTTCGGGCACAACGTGGGGTCGTTCCTCGGCTTCTCACCCGGCCAGGCGGCGCCCTCCCTGTTCCCGTTCGGCGAACAGCCGGTGATCGAGCGCGCGCCCGGCATCACCTATCGGGTCCTGCGCGCACCGGAGTTGGGGTACCAGGTGGTCCAGGGGGACTTCGCCCCGCACAGCGGGCTGGGCGAGGACCTTCAGCACGAGGGCACAGACCTGATCATCGTGACCGAAGGCACCTTGGTGACCCGGTACAACGGCGTCGACCACACCCTGCGGGCCGGGGACTGCGCGCGCTGGTCAGCGGGTTATCCGCACTCCTTCCGCAACGACACCGACAAACCCGCGCGGATGGTCGCGCTGCTCTTCTCCAGCCTCTACTGA
- a CDS encoding Lrp/AsnC family transcriptional regulator → MKTDTVILDEVDRGLVHALQIDGRAAFRAIGEALGVSENTVARRYRRLRTAGILRVVGTLNGARLGYSAWTIRLRCTPDAAGAMATALAKRSDISFVHLLSGGTEISFSTQTRSSDESDALLLHQLPRTARVTSVSAHLLLSHYALPNNWAGPAWLTPEQAALLTPPPVVDRDMEADAEASVELREGDRTLLEALGRDGRAGYAELATATGWSDATVRRRIAALRRAGVLIFLVDIPSAALGFRAEARLWMSVQPSKLTAVAAAMAGHPEASLVAMTTGPTNLLAAVNCRDAQDLSRYLTERIASLDAIRSIETAPVIRTVKRAGTLLLPA, encoded by the coding sequence ATGAAGACAGATACCGTCATCCTCGACGAGGTCGACCGAGGGCTGGTGCACGCCCTGCAGATCGACGGCCGAGCCGCTTTCCGCGCCATCGGCGAGGCCCTTGGCGTCTCCGAGAACACCGTGGCCCGCCGCTACCGGCGCCTGCGGACCGCCGGCATCCTGCGGGTGGTCGGCACCCTGAACGGCGCCCGGCTCGGTTACAGCGCCTGGACGATCCGGCTGCGCTGCACCCCCGACGCGGCCGGAGCCATGGCCACGGCACTGGCCAAACGCAGCGACATCTCCTTCGTCCATCTGCTGTCCGGCGGTACGGAGATCTCCTTCAGCACACAGACCCGCTCCAGCGACGAGAGCGACGCGCTGCTCCTGCACCAGCTACCCCGCACCGCCCGCGTCACCTCGGTCTCGGCGCATCTCCTGCTCAGCCACTACGCCCTGCCCAACAACTGGGCGGGACCCGCGTGGCTCACCCCGGAGCAGGCCGCCCTCCTCACCCCGCCTCCCGTCGTCGACAGGGACATGGAGGCGGACGCGGAGGCCTCGGTAGAACTGCGGGAAGGGGACCGCACCCTCCTCGAGGCCCTGGGCCGGGACGGCCGGGCCGGCTACGCCGAACTCGCCACCGCCACCGGCTGGTCGGACGCCACCGTCCGGCGCCGCATCGCCGCCCTGCGCCGGGCCGGAGTCCTGATCTTCCTCGTCGACATCCCCTCAGCCGCGCTGGGCTTCCGTGCCGAGGCCCGGCTCTGGATGTCCGTCCAGCCCTCGAAACTCACCGCCGTGGCAGCCGCGATGGCCGGTCATCCGGAGGCCTCCCTGGTCGCGATGACCACCGGTCCGACCAACCTGCTCGCCGCCGTCAACTGCCGTGACGCGCAAGACCTTTCCCGCTACCTCACGGAACGGATCGCCTCCCTGGACGCGATCCGCAGCATCGAGACCGCACCGGTCATCCGCACCGTCAAACGAGCCGGCACCCTGCTGCTGCCCGCGTAG
- a CDS encoding MFS transporter, translated as MRGKLMRPWWPLVAICLGTFLFLLDTTVLNVALPAIGTDLQAPLSGLQWVVNIYTLALAVLMLPFGSLADRFGARNVYVAGLTVFALASLGCALAPGTGLLIASRAVQGIGGAAMSVSAFALIGVVYRGPDRGMAMGVFGAVTGLGAAVGPMLGGVLTEYLSWRAAFLLNLPLVAGTVVLTLRVLGNDRRPRAHRVDLPGTVAFAVCAGALVHGLTRAGEDGWTPAGYASIALAAVALAVFVVLERRCAHPMLDVRLFGRASFAAVMLCVLASSAAFAALLFTSVWLQSDLGLGPVRAGLALMPLALTSFATSLVAGRTLRGTSPRLVVGTGLLLSGVGCALQSGLDATSTASSVALGLAVTGIGIGVMGPALSGAVFAAVPADRGGMAAGAMTTFRQLGPTLAVAVFGVLFRTGSGTAPAEGLDRVYVAAAAVGLIGAVLAYAFVRAPACVAAAPVRRDVSTTR; from the coding sequence GTGAGAGGAAAGCTCATGCGCCCCTGGTGGCCGCTCGTGGCGATCTGCCTCGGCACCTTCCTGTTCCTGCTCGACACCACCGTCCTGAACGTCGCCCTGCCCGCCATCGGCACCGACCTGCAGGCACCCCTGTCCGGGTTGCAGTGGGTGGTGAACATCTACACCCTCGCCCTGGCCGTGCTGATGCTCCCCTTCGGCTCCCTCGCCGACCGGTTCGGCGCCCGCAACGTCTACGTCGCGGGTCTCACCGTCTTCGCCCTGGCCTCCCTGGGCTGCGCACTCGCGCCCGGCACCGGGCTGCTGATCGCCTCCCGTGCGGTGCAGGGCATCGGTGGTGCGGCCATGTCCGTATCGGCCTTCGCGCTCATCGGCGTCGTCTACCGCGGACCCGACCGAGGCATGGCGATGGGCGTCTTCGGCGCGGTCACCGGCCTGGGCGCCGCGGTCGGCCCGATGCTGGGCGGTGTCCTGACCGAATACCTCAGCTGGCGGGCCGCGTTCCTCCTCAACCTCCCCCTGGTCGCCGGCACCGTCGTCCTCACCCTGCGCGTCCTCGGCAACGACCGCCGACCGCGGGCCCACCGGGTCGATCTGCCCGGCACCGTCGCCTTCGCCGTGTGCGCCGGTGCCCTCGTCCACGGCCTCACCCGGGCCGGCGAGGACGGCTGGACTCCCGCCGGGTACGCCTCGATCGCCCTCGCTGCCGTCGCGCTGGCCGTCTTCGTCGTCCTCGAACGCCGCTGTGCGCACCCGATGCTGGACGTACGGCTCTTCGGCCGGGCCTCCTTCGCGGCGGTGATGCTGTGCGTCCTGGCGTCCTCGGCCGCCTTCGCGGCGCTCCTGTTCACTTCGGTGTGGCTGCAGTCGGACCTCGGCCTCGGCCCGGTACGCGCGGGGCTGGCCCTGATGCCGCTGGCCCTCACCTCCTTCGCCACCTCGCTGGTCGCGGGGCGGACCCTGCGCGGTACGTCGCCCCGCCTCGTCGTCGGCACCGGGCTGCTGCTCAGCGGTGTCGGCTGCGCCCTGCAGAGCGGTCTCGACGCCACGTCCACCGCGAGTTCCGTGGCGCTCGGCCTCGCCGTCACCGGAATCGGTATCGGCGTCATGGGCCCGGCCCTGTCGGGGGCGGTCTTCGCCGCCGTACCCGCCGACCGCGGCGGCATGGCGGCCGGTGCGATGACGACCTTCCGCCAGCTCGGCCCGACCCTGGCCGTCGCGGTCTTCGGTGTCCTCTTCCGGACGGGGTCCGGCACCGCACCGGCCGAGGGCCTGGACCGGGTCTACGTCGCCGCCGCGGCCGTCGGTCTGATCGGTGCGGTCCTCGCCTATGCCTTCGTACGCGCACCCGCATGCGTGGCGGCGGCTCCCGTGCGGCGAGACGTCAGCACGACACGGTGA
- a CDS encoding transcriptional regulator → MTHPRKSLDSVIHSPVRFSIAAALASVDEADFKTLREAIEITAPALSKQIALLEQAGYVKVRKAFVGKRSRTWLSLTGEGRNAFTRHLTALREIADWDPAGE, encoded by the coding sequence GTGACACATCCGCGGAAGTCGCTCGACAGCGTCATCCACTCCCCGGTGCGATTCTCCATCGCTGCCGCGCTGGCCTCGGTCGACGAGGCTGACTTCAAGACCCTCCGCGAGGCCATCGAGATCACGGCCCCGGCTCTGTCCAAGCAGATCGCTCTGCTCGAGCAGGCTGGTTACGTGAAGGTCCGCAAGGCATTCGTCGGCAAGCGCTCCCGTACCTGGCTTTCCCTCACCGGCGAGGGCCGCAATGCCTTCACTCGCCACCTGACCGCCCTCCGCGAGATCGCTGACTGGGATCCGGCCGGCGAATGA
- a CDS encoding carbohydrate ABC transporter permease, with protein sequence MNRRAPASGIRRYVNAVNLGGLAIVVLSALPLYWMIVSSFKGPGEVSADPPALVPKAATLGNYAEAFVRNGIGRYLLNSVLVASVSTVAVLGLSFFAGYALARTPLRGRGALMTALLMLSVFPPIALVVPLFLLERQLGLLNSYAGLIVPYVALNLPFAIWIMRNYLVGVPRELEEAATVDGAGPLRTVLTVIAPLARPGLFTAGIFTFTATWSEFLLALTFNSEDGHRTVPVGIALFTSQYTVPYGTLFAGAVAATVPIGVLVMIFRRSIVSGMTSGAVKG encoded by the coding sequence ATGAACCGCCGTGCACCGGCGTCCGGCATCCGCCGGTACGTCAACGCCGTCAACCTCGGCGGTCTGGCGATCGTCGTGCTGTCGGCACTGCCGCTGTACTGGATGATCGTGTCGTCCTTCAAGGGACCGGGCGAGGTCAGCGCCGACCCGCCGGCCCTGGTCCCGAAGGCGGCGACGCTCGGCAACTACGCCGAGGCCTTCGTCCGCAACGGCATCGGCCGCTATCTGCTCAACAGCGTGCTGGTGGCGTCGGTTTCCACGGTCGCCGTGCTGGGGCTGTCCTTCTTCGCGGGCTACGCCCTGGCCCGCACCCCGCTGCGCGGCCGCGGCGCCCTCATGACCGCACTGCTGATGCTGTCCGTCTTCCCGCCGATCGCGCTGGTCGTTCCGCTCTTCCTGCTGGAGCGGCAGTTGGGGCTGCTCAACAGCTATGCGGGCCTGATCGTGCCCTATGTCGCGCTGAACCTGCCGTTCGCCATCTGGATCATGCGCAACTACCTGGTCGGTGTCCCCCGTGAGCTGGAGGAGGCGGCCACCGTCGACGGCGCTGGACCGCTGCGTACCGTCCTGACCGTCATCGCCCCCCTCGCCCGGCCGGGGCTCTTCACCGCGGGCATCTTCACCTTCACCGCGACCTGGTCGGAGTTCCTGCTCGCGCTGACCTTCAACAGCGAGGACGGCCACCGCACAGTTCCGGTCGGCATCGCCCTGTTCACCAGCCAGTACACCGTCCCCTACGGGACACTCTTCGCGGGGGCCGTGGCTGCCACCGTCCCCATCGGCGTCCTTGTCATGATCTTCCGTCGCTCGATCGTCTCGGGCATGACCTCCGGGGCGGTGAAGGGATGA
- a CDS encoding alpha-amylase family glycosyl hydrolase: MTAQHPGSDRNTTDWWRQAVVYQVYPRSFADADGDGIGDLPGVTSRLPYLAGLGVDAVWLSPFYPSQLADGGYDVDDYRDVDPRLGTLDDFDAMVAEAHRLGLKVMVDIVPNHSSDQHLWFQEALRAEPGSAARERYVFREGKGERGELPPTDWVSCFGGPAWTRLPDGWWYLHLFAPEQPDFNWDNPEVRADFRHTLRFWSDRGVDGFRVDVAHGLAKDLAAPLRDIGTVEGYTPADLPEDGSHPFWDRDEVHDIFRDWRKVFNEYDPPRVAVAEAWVRSSRRTAYATPQELGQAFNFDFLKAALHAGELRAAIDTALADARAAGATATWVLSNHDVIRHASRYGLPDGRDEEAWLLSDGQEPVLDREFGLRRALAATLLMLALPGSGYVYQGEELGLPEVAGLSRDSLQDPVWTRSGGRLKGRDGCRVPLPWRREGSSYGFGSGGTWLPQPAGWGELSVEAQQGVASSPLELYRRALATRRRLLADEALEWADDAPTAHPDVLHFRRSGGWECVANLSDEPRPLPAGELLLASAPVTGDELPPWTTVWLRTAQA, from the coding sequence GTGACCGCACAGCACCCCGGCTCCGACCGCAACACCACCGACTGGTGGCGGCAGGCCGTCGTCTACCAGGTGTACCCGCGCAGCTTCGCCGACGCCGACGGCGACGGCATCGGAGACCTCCCCGGTGTGACCTCCCGGCTGCCCTACCTCGCCGGCCTCGGGGTGGACGCCGTCTGGCTGAGCCCCTTCTACCCCTCACAACTGGCCGACGGCGGCTATGACGTCGACGACTACCGCGATGTCGACCCGCGCCTGGGCACCCTCGACGACTTCGACGCCATGGTGGCCGAGGCACACCGCCTGGGCCTCAAGGTGATGGTCGACATCGTGCCCAACCACTCCTCCGACCAGCACCTCTGGTTCCAGGAGGCGTTGCGCGCCGAGCCCGGGTCCGCCGCCCGCGAGCGGTACGTCTTCCGCGAGGGCAAGGGCGAGCGGGGCGAACTGCCGCCCACCGACTGGGTCTCCTGCTTCGGCGGCCCCGCCTGGACCCGGCTGCCGGACGGCTGGTGGTACCTGCACCTCTTCGCCCCGGAGCAGCCCGACTTCAACTGGGACAACCCCGAGGTCCGCGCGGACTTCCGGCACACCCTGCGCTTCTGGTCCGACCGCGGCGTCGACGGCTTCCGGGTCGATGTGGCCCACGGCCTGGCCAAGGACCTGGCCGCGCCGCTCCGCGACATCGGCACGGTCGAGGGCTACACGCCCGCAGACCTGCCCGAGGACGGCAGCCACCCCTTCTGGGACCGCGACGAGGTGCACGACATCTTCCGCGACTGGCGCAAGGTCTTCAACGAGTACGACCCGCCGCGGGTCGCCGTCGCCGAGGCCTGGGTACGCAGCTCCCGCCGTACCGCGTACGCCACCCCGCAGGAACTCGGCCAGGCCTTCAACTTCGACTTCCTCAAGGCCGCGCTGCACGCCGGGGAGCTGCGCGCCGCCATCGACACCGCACTCGCCGACGCGCGGGCGGCCGGGGCGACCGCGACCTGGGTGCTGTCCAACCACGATGTGATCCGGCACGCCTCCCGGTACGGCCTGCCGGACGGCCGCGACGAGGAGGCCTGGCTGCTCTCCGACGGCCAGGAACCCGTCCTGGACCGGGAGTTCGGGCTGCGCCGGGCGCTGGCCGCGACCCTGCTGATGCTGGCGCTGCCGGGCTCCGGCTACGTCTACCAGGGCGAGGAGCTGGGGCTGCCCGAGGTCGCCGGCCTCTCCCGGGACAGCCTCCAGGACCCGGTGTGGACCCGCAGCGGAGGCCGGCTCAAGGGCCGGGACGGCTGCCGGGTGCCCCTGCCCTGGCGGCGCGAGGGCAGCTCGTACGGCTTCGGCAGCGGGGGCACCTGGCTGCCGCAGCCGGCCGGCTGGGGCGAGCTGTCCGTCGAGGCACAGCAGGGTGTGGCGTCATCCCCGCTGGAGCTGTACCGCAGGGCGCTCGCCACCCGCCGCCGGCTGCTGGCCGACGAGGCGCTGGAGTGGGCCGATGACGCGCCGACGGCCCACCCGGACGTCCTGCACTTCCGCCGCTCCGGCGGCTGGGAGTGCGTGGCCAACCTGTCCGACGAGCCCCGGCCGTTGCCGGCCGGTGAGCTGCTGCTGGCCTCCGCGCCGGTCACCGGCGACGAACTGCCGCCGTGGACCACGGTCTGGCTGCGCACCGCGCAGGCCTG